The genomic segment CCACCTCATATGCGcaggctctgaaacgagtctttccgatataagactattgggcctcacaccctttccaCCATGGGACAAGAGCCATCCTCGGctttgataccaaatgtcacaccTCCGCCTCCGCGGAGCACGTGAGACACCCAGTGCCCATATGGGGGCCACATGAAGGGGGaccgcggggctcccctgccagatattgtccggtttcggggcttcacgcaagcgtccttcactctccccgattttgttttccatccaaaatgcgtctgcaggattaggagacacccatcTCATATACCcaagactcgttctagagcctgagcatatgaggcgggtgtttcctaatcctgcagacgcattttgggaggaaaacaaaaccggagagggatgaaggacgcttgcgtgaagctccagaaccggacaatatctggcaaagAAGCTCCGCAGTCCCTCCTCATGTGgctcccacgtgggcactggataCCTCACGTGCCCCGAGGAGGCGGAGGCGTGACATAGTATATAGCTTTCATGGTTCTAGGATTGAGGTAAATACGTTTCTATGCAATGAGCACTTCCTATCAGTAATAACACGAGTTCATATGTATATACTCTTCCAATATTTTTGTCAACCGCTTGCAGATATATTGCAAAAATAGAATGAAGTTGGATCATTTTGACCGATAAAATGAAATATCCTCCAtcatttttcttgtttcttcaaaaaactaaaaatataatcatTCTAACAAATGTCGAACATATACAGAGCTTGAGGAGTAATTCTTGGGCATCAAATGCTTAAAGACACCTCCTCCAAGATGAAATCCTTAAGATTTAGTCTTTCCTTGGACCATATGCGACTGGGATTTAAACTGCAAGAAATGGTTCATTTGCAAGTCTAAATAGAACGGATTATGAGCACTTCTGAGGTGCAGTTATGTTCCTTGTTATTTGCTTGTACACTCACCTTAGAAACCCTCTTAACCAGGAACCTCCCACTTCTCCCTATACCTCTTAAAACCCTCCTTCCCGGCCAAAATTCTTCATGTCTGGGATTGGATAAGGAACTAAAATTTGTGCTGCtctaatttataaatataataatttactGTTCTCGATCTATTTATTAgagcaaattataattttttttatttattacacTTGCAttcaataatttgtaaaacctaTACTTATACCTAATTAAATTAATGGCTTTAGTGAATCTATTTACTTCATATGTAATGTCAAAATTAATCCTAAATGCAGAGAAGGATACATGTGTTTTTTTATATCCTTGGGTGCTTGTCATATCACGTAAGATTATTTTagtaattttcaaaaaaaaaatagaatgataTATTTAGATGTCATTTAAAGTTAACGATTTGACTAGCATTTTATTAAATTATaagttaaaatattaaataaaaataaattttaagaggaaTAAGCGtggattttttatattattggttgtaaatataatttattcttaaaatcaaaattttttaaaattttatttatttattaataagttgcCTTTGTTGTATTATTCGTCCCACATCGATTACTTAAGAAATAGGAGGGGGCTCCATTTTGTATAAAACCAGGCGATAAGGTTCGATTTATGATACTTTACTTGACAGGGTCGATGACGAGGCTTGCAGCATAGGGCAATAGCCCGCATTGTGCTTGGCAGGACTCAGGAGCActgctctatttttttttttttttttaacgcatctttgtctttagaaaaaaaggaaattttGTTTATGTATTGTTAACAtcaacaatcaaggaactcctaaACCATAGTGTAGGATGCTGCAATCAGAAGTAGAAGTCCTGTCGAAGGTTATATTCAATGTAATTGCGATATAACACTGAGATTGTTgaaattcttttgtatcaaactAATCTTTTATGCCTGAAATATACTATCAGTTCTTAAGAAGATGACTGCATAACTAGATCTAGCTACAGAAGAAAACTAAATCATTCTATAAGCAATGCATGAACAGCAGCAGCTCAAATTCAGCTCAAATTGGATGTCCTCTTGCAATGGCCTCAAGCTGAGCCTGAACAGGGCAAGGTCAGCCCAGACCACTCCCAAATTTACTTGAAGCCTTCAATTTAGGGCCAGACTTGGGCTCAAAAGCTCTTTATCCTCATTTCTAGCCTGGCTCGAAGCAACCCTGCCTGACAGGCCTCAAAGCCAGCCTATGTCCATCTTGAGTCTTTTTTATTGGATGCATTAGCATGATCCAAGGTTGTGTTGGTAGCTTAAAATACTCATGAAATACATCAGATCAGAGGACCAATAAAAGAATGGCGAAGGATGGAATTTCTAAGTCCTTACTTCTCGAGCAAATGTCGTTCAATTTCTTCATATATGATACATTCTGATGACAAACAAGTTAGGAAAAGAGTCTAATTATCAGTAGTGGTTGGCCTTTACAAAGCAACTTGGCTGCATCCATCTTACCTTCTCCTTGGAATTAGAAAGTAAAAACAGGAATCACCAACATGTTTGACTTGTATGGCCTATGAGGTGGGGTTACTCCTGCTTacaattgatatatatttcttttgtcCTTCTTTTATGATGATTGAGCTTACCTCATCTTCAGCCAAAGATCCAATTTATCAGTCTCTCCTACCACTACCATTTTCTTTTTGTCTTCGTCCAAAACCCTAATTTACCCAGAATACTTTATGTTTGCATCCCACATACtcttattatttttgcatcgtaAAAGCTAATATCTAATCAAAAGCTTTACCAGGAAAATAGCTCACCACTGGTCGAAAATCTAATTTGTCAGTCTCTCCTACTACCATTTTGGTTTTCCTCATCTTCAGCCAAATGTTTATTTTATCCAAAAATAGTTTATGCTTGGATCCAAACTTACTCTTATTGTCTTTGCACCATAAAAGATAATATCCAATCAAAAGATTTATCAGAAATATTTCTATATATGTATACTCAACAAGGTTGAAGCAATTAATATAATATGGTTATCATTAAAATTTTCCTCTGACGACGACAATGTTGGCTTGTTTTGCCTCTTTCCGTTGATATAAGCCGGGCCTTCTTCCATAAAAAATGCCTCCTTTTATCGTTGGCCATTTGCTTCAGGTAAGGCTCATCCAAAGTCATCACCTTCGAGTGCCGCCCTTGTACTGATTGCGATCCATGGCGTCCGAATCGAAAGTAATCGCCTCCTCTTTCCCCCCTATTACTTCTTCACCTCGATCCATGGATTAGATTCCTCGCTCCCGAGTTGAATTCCCTTCTAATTCTGTTCGATTTTTTTCCCCAGGAGGCAAAGCTGACGCTCTACTCCTACTGGCGGAGCTCGTGCGCGCACCGAATCCGGATCGTCCTCCATCTCAAAGGTTGGATTTTTAGATTTTGCCTCTTGATCAAACCCTAGTTTTTTATGAAGTCACTGAGTTTTCTTTACTCGGTATCGGATGATTCCgttgtttctttttctaataattTATTCTCATCTTTATAgctgtttctctttttctttcttggtggAATTGATTTCAATTATAAAATGTTTTTATTTCTGGAAGGATTGGAGTATGAGTACAAGGCTGTGAACCTTCTAAAAGACGAGCAATCGAATCCAGGTAAACAATTCTATGTGGGTTTGTGTTGATGGATATAATTTACCCCGAGACTTGCTATTTTGGCGTTAGTTTTGTGGATTTACTCGTTCCCCTTACTTTTGGATCTAATGATTTTAGTTAGATGTTATGtatatttttctttgtattttttAAGTAGTTTTCAGGGCTGCAATCAAGTTGAGTTTTATCAAGCTTGGGTCTGATCAAGCTtggtttgaaattaattttgagattgAATTTCAAGATAAAGCTTGATTTATTTACCATTATTTCGAGCTTAATTCTGAACCTAGATGAACACAAGCCTAATTAAACAGCTCAATAATTCTAAAGTGAGCTCAAGCTTGAACCAAGCTCTGTTCAGCTTGAATAATAGCTTGATTCAAGCTCGGTTCAAGCATGTATTAATAGTTAGTTGATTCAAAGAATAAACAAGATACACTAATTCAAGCTTTAATCTAATGACTCAAAATCTGTATAATATacgatatatataatataaatgtattGAAGCCATATTGAGCCAAGCCTGACTGAGCTAGTTAATTTTTGGCTTGGCTTGAAACTAACTTGGGCCCTATTTTTATGGTTCAAGCTTGATTTCTTTAGCTTAAAATTGAGCTTCTTTCGAGCTTTTCTTGGCTGAGCTAgtttctctatttttgtctgATAGCCTAATACTTTTGTGTTCACAATgggatttttattcatttttctaCATTTAAATTCTAGAATTTGTGAAGATCAATCCAGTTAAATATGTTCCGGCTCTGGTGGATGGGGATACAGTGGTTTCTGACTCGTTTGCCATCGCATTGGTGAGTAAATGATAATCCTATGACTTATTGGCTTTTACCTGCTTGCCTCTTAAAGATCGTAGTGATGGTAATAATTTGCCTTTGGCTTGGACAGTATTTAGAAGACAAGTATCCTCAACATCCACTCCTGCCACAAGATCTCAAAAAGAAGGCCCTCAATCTCCAGGTAAGGCTTCCATGGCAATGCTATTAGTGTTGTatgcataatattatataatagaggaagtacttttggtacaacaaaattgagaaagtacttttggtatgacaaaaagaccgtaaaggacattgcatagtattatacactagagcataataaaatataatatgtattaatacataaatatatgatatagtaaaatattactgtaatgtaatataatattattctaatatagttaatataatattgtatactatagcctaataatataacataatttgatattatataacataacatatcaatgtattatgatataatgtaatgtaatattatatttatagtataatataatattttgatagagaatattataattattattattatatattaatatgttattaatataatatttttagacACTAGTTTTTGGATAAAAATATAGAGGCACACAATCATACTTACAAAAGTGAGATTTTATGATTATTTGGGATAAAATGAAGAACGAAGCTAAAAAATTCTCCcctcaaacaaaaatcaaaacgaTGGATAAATAAAtggaggaaaaaaataatacGTTGATCACGTGGCAAGGGAGAAAGCCAAGGCCAATGAGGATTTCTTGTTTGTTGGGTCTTCTGCAGATTTCTTTCTTTGTGCATTGTGATATAAAGGGATATTTTCTGTAATTATATGATTTTATCGTTGGTATTTTgatctaaaaagaaaaattttataaatctaaaatagCTTCCCGACGcgtgctaaaagtacttttttgaagaagctccattttgtagCTTCTTCCAATTAGACGTTTTCAGCTTTCTGGCAAAGCTAAAATAacttttcgatttttttttaccaaacattcctattccatccaaaagtacttttggagggtcagaaagtactttttggcctaCCAAAAGCTTTGCCAAACGGGCCCTAAGTATTATGACGATGGTTAGGTTGTTCGACTGATTATTGCAAAACTCTTTGAATGCAGATTCAACATTTGTATAGTCTTTATGTGCAAAATCAAGCcatttaattttctttattgAGATTTATAACATGTATAGTCTTTTGTCTGCACAATCAAGTTGTATACTTTTTGTTTGCAATTTTGACAAGCACAAATTTCTATGACTTATTTTAGGTAGCAAGTATTGTGAGTTCAAGTATCCAGCCTCTTCAGAATCTTCCTGTGCTTGTGAGTTAGAAGAAGCTTGATTACTGCTTTCAAAACTCAGTATATATCCCCACAATCACCATTATGCTCCTTCGATACATTTGACATGGCTTTCCATGTGTTGGAAATCACTTTGCAGAGTTGGATAGAGTCAAAGTTCAATCCTGATGAGAAACTTAAATGGGCTCAGCACCATATCAATAAAGGCTTCACAGGTTAGTTTAATTATCGGTAAACATTATTGTTGCTCTATAACTGATATAGATGTGTTTGTTGAATGTAATCTGGAATGGACTTACATATGAAATTGGTATTGCTTTGTCACAAGTGCCAAGCATGACGCTTCATGTTGTTTTCCCTCCTTGATTCATTGGACTTTATTCTCTTTTCGAGACCCTTCTTTCATACGGTTTGCCTCACCTACATATGTTTATTCTGGGTTGATATGGTGTGCTGCTGCAGCACGACCTTGCTTTAATACAACTCACCATGATATAGCTTTTCACGCATAATCCTAAAACTCCATGCTAGCCTTTCACACATGTTAAGGAATTTCCTGATTATAGACTTACCTTGGTTTCAATGAATTCTTCAACTATTTTGTGAAAATAGAGTACTCTGGAACCTTTTAGAATTCATTAATTTACAAAACTATCTTCTTGTTATCCTTCTTTACTTTAAGGTGAACTTCTTTCACCTTTTTGTGTTCCAGGCATCAGGCTGAACTATCACCAGGTGCTGTTGTTCTTACAGTAATGTTGGAAGTCATTGCAATGCAAAGTTTGCTTTGCATAATACTTTGTCTCAAAAAAAGTTGTGTAAATATGTAACTAGGATGCCATTCTAAGTATGTAAAAGAAATTCTTGCTCTATAAGGTCTGAGCTGTGCTCGTATTGGCTATTATAACAACAAAGAATCTATACATTAGATAATTGTTGTGTATATGTGCGGCAATGTTTTTCTCTTAGATTTGGATACTATTGATCACTTAGATATGAAATCCTATACAAGCAGAAGTGTTAAAATCTTATCCAAGCTTCATTGAGATATGAATTTTTGAATATGAATTTTTGAGAAATGAAGCATATGCTTCATTAGGTTTTCTTGGGAAATACTAAAATTCAGAGTAGAACTAATGTCATAATTCACGTGTTAATATCAAGAATGAATTATGCAGCTGGTAACAAAAGTGACCGCTTAAGTTTGCTTGGCTTCTTTTTATTCTTGCTGCATAATGCTCTTCTCAACTGCTCTATTGTTGTTTTGAGTGCTTAAATGTGCTTGATTTAGGTCTGAAAATTGTGGTTTAGCTTTTATATGTCTGATTTTGTGCTTATTTGTTTGTGTTTCAGCCCTTGAGAAACTGTTAAAAGACCATGCTGGAAAATATGCTACAGGAGATGAAGTCCAACTGGTATGTCTTCTAAATATTTTGTTTGCCTTTTGCGACATGTTTTAGGAATTAGGTTAACTAGAGGTTAAATAAAATCTGTATAATTTGTGTGGAGATGTGAAAATACATTCTTATGAAC from the Phoenix dactylifera cultivar Barhee BC4 chromosome 14, palm_55x_up_171113_PBpolish2nd_filt_p, whole genome shotgun sequence genome contains:
- the LOC103696366 gene encoding glutathione S-transferase 2-like isoform X3, producing the protein MASESKEAKLTLYSYWRSSCAHRIRIVLHLKGLEYEYKAVNLLKDEQSNPEFVKINPVKYVPALVDGDTVVSDSFAIALYLEDKYPQHPLLPQDLKKKALNLQVASIVSSSIQPLQNLPVLSWIESKFNPDEKLKWAQHHINKGFTALEKLLKDHAGKYATGDEVQLADVFLEPQIYAGSKRFQVDMVMLLIFFSLSYSCQTP
- the LOC103696366 gene encoding glutathione S-transferase zeta class-like isoform X2 — protein: MASESKEAKLTLYSYWRSSCAHRIRIVLHLKGLEYEYKAVNLLKDEQSNPEFVKINPVKYVPALVDGDTVVSDSFAIALYLEDKYPQHPLLPQDLKKKALNLQVASIVSSSIQPLQNLPVLSWIESKFNPDEKLKWAQHHINKGFTALEKLLKDHAGKYATGDEVQLADVFLEPQIYAGSKRFQVDMSPYPTLARLHEAYTELPAFQAALPERQPDAPSSS
- the LOC103696366 gene encoding glutathione S-transferase zeta class-like isoform X1, producing MASESKEAKLTLYSYWRSSCAHRIRIVLHLKGLEYEYKAVNLLKDEQSNPEFVKINPVKYVPALVDGDTVVSDSFAIALYLEDKYPQHPLLPQDLKKKALNLQVASIVSSSIQPLQNLPVLSWIESKFNPDEKLKWAQHHINKGFTALEKLLKDHAGKYATGDEVQLADVFLEPQIYAGSKRFQVDMSPYPTLARLHEAYTELPAFQAALPERQPDAPSSS